A portion of the Nitratidesulfovibrio termitidis HI1 genome contains these proteins:
- a CDS encoding HD domain-containing phosphohydrolase, protein MTERILFVDDEPNILDTFRRNLRRAFDVATAEGPEQGLQSLEGKGPFAVVVSDLRMPGMDGITFLEHVRQRAPDAVRIILSGHGDFATAVAAVNRGAVFRFLTKPCPPEELVGVLRDAMRQHRLVVAERELLRGTLRGSVQVLTDVLALVNPEAFGRSERIRDLVVKVGARLDAKPLWQLELAAMLCQLGCVALPPDTLRKRLAGETLNAEEQQIWGMHPEIAAGLLAHIPRLGEVAAMIGAQQMPPDPDVPLGARILRAALDYDVELRRGHAPLQAVAALRAMPERYDPTVLDALAAGLAAASDVPMREVPVAALRPGMVLARDLVDTGGAPLLLAGQRVSDASITRLRNLADILNADGNAWVVDGVRKGPGA, encoded by the coding sequence ATGACAGAACGCATCCTGTTCGTGGACGACGAACCCAACATCCTCGACACCTTCCGCCGCAACCTGCGCCGCGCCTTCGATGTGGCCACGGCGGAAGGCCCGGAACAGGGCCTGCAGTCACTGGAGGGCAAAGGCCCGTTCGCGGTGGTGGTGTCCGACCTGCGCATGCCGGGCATGGACGGCATCACCTTTCTGGAGCACGTGCGCCAGCGCGCCCCCGACGCGGTGCGCATCATCCTTTCCGGACACGGCGACTTCGCCACGGCCGTGGCCGCGGTGAACCGGGGGGCGGTGTTCCGCTTTCTGACCAAACCCTGCCCGCCGGAAGAACTGGTGGGCGTGCTGCGCGATGCCATGCGCCAGCACCGGCTGGTGGTGGCCGAACGCGAACTGCTGCGCGGCACCTTGCGCGGCAGCGTGCAGGTGCTGACCGACGTGCTGGCGCTGGTGAACCCCGAGGCCTTCGGCCGCAGCGAGCGCATCCGCGACCTGGTGGTGAAGGTGGGCGCACGGCTGGACGCCAAACCCCTGTGGCAACTGGAACTGGCCGCCATGCTCTGCCAGCTGGGCTGCGTGGCCCTGCCGCCGGACACCCTGCGCAAGCGTCTGGCCGGAGAGACCCTGAACGCCGAGGAACAACAGATATGGGGCATGCATCCGGAAATCGCCGCCGGTCTGCTGGCCCACATCCCCCGGCTGGGCGAGGTGGCGGCCATGATCGGCGCGCAGCAGATGCCGCCGGACCCGGACGTGCCGTTGGGCGCGCGCATATTGCGGGCGGCGCTGGACTACGATGTGGAGCTGCGGCGCGGCCATGCCCCCTTGCAGGCCGTGGCCGCCCTGCGGGCCATGCCGGAACGCTATGACCCCACCGTGCTGGACGCGCTGGCCGCCGGGCTGGCCGCCGCATCGGACGTGCCCATGCGCGAGGTGCCGGTGGCGGCGTTGCGCCCCGGCATGGTGCTGGCGCGCGACCTGGTCGACACCGGGGGCGCCCCGCTGCTGCTGGCCGGGCAGCGGGTAAGCGATGCCTCCATTACCCGACTGCGCAACCTGGCCGACATCCTGAACGCGGACGGCAACGCGTGGGTGGTGGATGGCGTGCGCAAGGGGCCGGGGGCGTAG
- a CDS encoding DUF362 domain-containing protein codes for MTHAFPHQGQPDQPGQSRNPGPSGQSGLPVPLPASRRMDGAGATVEIAGAACGGAYTPPDAMGSGASSTNAARPIPVALLRCPDYDPQRIGRVVAEALDASGWAPPHGHVLVKPNLLRAAPALSCTHPQVVRAACAWLLDSGCRITVADSPGFGTARGVAEAIGLTEVLRPLGLSVTPLDDAVQVPLSFGGSIGVARCALQADGVLSVPRLKAHSQMRVTLAVKNLFGCVPGVRKAFVHTRHGDRDHRFEGALVEVAAALPPTAALLDGVEAMHVTGPGSGKPYLLGLVGASASGVALDAVICGLLGLTAEQVPLWAELMRRGAPGAWPAEIELVREGPDTFDASRFKAPGVLKPMSFRPGTLLRSTVRRLWAAWRS; via the coding sequence GTGACCCACGCGTTCCCGCATCAGGGCCAGCCCGACCAGCCCGGCCAGTCCCGCAATCCCGGCCCATCGGGGCAATCCGGCCTGCCCGTGCCCCTGCCTGCGTCCCGGCGCATGGATGGGGCTGGCGCAACCGTTGAAATCGCAGGCGCAGCCTGTGGCGGCGCATACACCCCGCCAGATGCAATGGGCTCTGGTGCATCTTCGACCAATGCCGCCCGGCCCATCCCCGTGGCCCTGCTGCGCTGCCCCGACTACGACCCGCAACGCATCGGGCGCGTGGTGGCAGAGGCGCTGGACGCCAGCGGCTGGGCCCCGCCGCACGGCCACGTGCTGGTAAAGCCCAACCTGCTGCGCGCCGCCCCGGCGCTCAGCTGCACCCATCCGCAGGTGGTGCGTGCGGCCTGCGCATGGCTGCTGGACAGCGGATGCCGCATCACCGTGGCCGATTCGCCGGGCTTCGGCACGGCGCGCGGCGTGGCCGAGGCCATCGGCCTTACCGAGGTACTGCGTCCCCTCGGCCTGTCCGTCACCCCCCTTGATGACGCGGTGCAGGTGCCCCTGTCGTTCGGCGGGTCCATCGGCGTGGCCCGCTGCGCGTTGCAGGCGGACGGCGTGCTCAGCGTGCCGCGCCTGAAGGCGCACAGCCAGATGCGCGTCACCCTGGCGGTAAAGAACCTGTTCGGCTGCGTGCCCGGCGTGCGCAAGGCCTTTGTGCACACCCGCCACGGTGACCGCGACCACCGCTTCGAAGGGGCGCTGGTGGAGGTGGCGGCGGCGCTGCCGCCCACGGCGGCCCTGCTGGACGGAGTGGAGGCCATGCACGTGACCGGGCCGGGGTCGGGCAAGCCGTACCTTCTGGGGCTGGTGGGGGCCTCTGCGTCCGGTGTGGCGCTGGATGCGGTGATTTGCGGGCTGCTGGGCCTGACAGCGGAGCAGGTGCCCCTGTGGGCCGAACTGATGCGGCGGGGCGCACCCGGCGCATGGCCCGCTGAAATCGAACTGGTGCGCGAGGGGCCGGACACCTTCGATGCCAGCCGGTTCAAGGCGCCCGGCGTGCTCAAGCCCATGAGCTTCCGCCCCGGCACGTTGCTGCGCAGCACCGTGCGCCGCCTGTGGGCGGCATGGCGCTCGTGA
- a CDS encoding rhodanese-like domain-containing protein: MSPSPRVPIESISPQALRDYMAARPEGSYVLVDVRQPEEYRQEHIPGARLAPVGELAGLLATLDPAQDHVFYCRSGGRSAAAAVMAAESGRFAAPRSEGGGAPVGRILSLTGGMNAWTGQSVADSPRIQVFAGVRSMVELLRRALDMEKAAHLLYTRVRDVGPQPAVCALMDRLIGVELAHAKVVYHHLAQSWEADAHADATRGPLPSFDALFGALEGRVLEGGMAVADLEPWLRDAASGDCLDIAELALEVEMNAYDLYRTLADEARRGSGLGGLAERAFLDLATQEKTHARMIIDQIATFATDGEAR; this comes from the coding sequence ATGAGCCCATCACCCCGCGTCCCCATCGAGTCCATTTCTCCGCAAGCCCTGCGTGACTACATGGCCGCCCGGCCAGAGGGCAGCTACGTGCTGGTGGACGTGCGCCAGCCCGAGGAATACCGGCAGGAGCACATCCCCGGCGCGCGGCTGGCGCCCGTGGGCGAACTGGCGGGCCTGCTGGCCACGCTGGACCCGGCGCAGGACCACGTTTTCTACTGCCGCAGCGGGGGGCGTTCCGCCGCAGCTGCGGTAATGGCGGCGGAAAGCGGCAGGTTTGCCGCGCCGCGTTCCGAAGGGGGCGGCGCACCAGTTGGCCGCATCCTGAGCCTGACGGGCGGCATGAACGCCTGGACAGGTCAGTCCGTGGCCGACAGCCCGCGCATTCAGGTGTTCGCCGGGGTGCGCAGCATGGTGGAACTGCTGCGCCGCGCGCTGGACATGGAAAAGGCCGCCCACCTGCTGTACACCCGCGTGCGCGACGTCGGGCCGCAGCCCGCCGTGTGCGCGCTGATGGACCGGCTGATCGGCGTGGAACTGGCTCATGCCAAGGTGGTCTATCACCACCTTGCGCAGAGTTGGGAGGCCGATGCCCACGCCGACGCCACGCGCGGCCCGCTGCCGTCCTTCGACGCGCTGTTCGGCGCCCTGGAAGGGCGCGTGCTGGAAGGCGGCATGGCCGTGGCCGATCTGGAACCGTGGCTGCGCGACGCCGCCAGCGGCGACTGCCTGGACATCGCGGAACTGGCGCTGGAAGTGGAAATGAACGCCTACGACCTGTACCGCACCCTTGCCGACGAGGCGCGGCGCGGCAGCGGGCTGGGCGGCCTTGCGGAGCGCGCCTTCCTGGATCTGGCCACGCAGGAAAAGACCCACGCCCGCATGATCATCGACCAGATCGCCACCTTTGCCACGGACGGGGAGGCCCGGTGA
- a CDS encoding acetamidase/formamidase family protein → MANRTVFVNTFTNGILGPDVPMLGPVQDGGIIVANTAPGCWGPMLTPAIRGGHEVTQPVHVQGAEPGDSIAIRILSIQVTSRVTASGNDSMFADRCLGDPYVAGKCPQCGALYENTCVEGCGPDCIRCAACGAPAAPFAFTNGYTIAFNDQGTLGVTLNKAAAERVAASARDFMCTPDNSIQNPVVALAPSDIPGVVSRMIPFVGQLGVMPTRQIPDSHNARDFGSFLVGAPHEYAITQEQLSDVTDGHMDINRVRAGAVLITPVRVPGGGVYVGDMHAMQGDGEIAGHTADVAGVITMQVSVLKGVTCGGPIILPVHDDLPLLSRPLNEDEKRQARQQADAWGVQLEESAPISFVGTGPTLNDATACALDRAATFLGCTVPEVMNRATITGNIQIGRAPGTVTATFLAPVATLRAKGVYELIRTQYGL, encoded by the coding sequence GTGGCGAACAGGACAGTCTTCGTCAATACCTTCACCAACGGCATCCTCGGCCCGGATGTCCCCATGCTGGGGCCGGTGCAGGATGGCGGCATCATCGTCGCCAACACCGCTCCCGGCTGCTGGGGGCCCATGCTTACCCCCGCCATCCGGGGCGGGCACGAGGTGACGCAGCCGGTGCACGTGCAGGGCGCGGAGCCGGGCGATTCCATCGCCATCCGCATTCTGTCCATCCAGGTCACCTCGCGGGTCACGGCGTCCGGCAACGACAGCATGTTCGCGGACCGCTGCCTGGGCGACCCCTACGTGGCGGGCAAATGTCCGCAGTGCGGCGCGCTGTACGAAAACACCTGCGTGGAAGGCTGCGGGCCGGACTGCATCCGCTGCGCGGCGTGCGGGGCGCCCGCCGCGCCGTTTGCCTTTACCAACGGCTACACCATCGCCTTCAATGATCAGGGCACGCTGGGCGTCACCCTGAACAAGGCCGCCGCCGAACGGGTGGCCGCCAGCGCCCGCGACTTCATGTGCACGCCGGACAACTCCATTCAGAACCCGGTGGTGGCCCTGGCCCCCAGCGACATCCCCGGCGTGGTCAGCCGCATGATCCCCTTCGTGGGGCAGCTTGGCGTCATGCCCACCCGGCAGATTCCCGATTCGCACAACGCGCGCGACTTCGGCTCGTTCCTCGTGGGCGCGCCGCATGAATACGCCATCACGCAGGAGCAACTGTCCGACGTCACCGACGGGCACATGGACATCAACCGCGTGCGCGCCGGGGCCGTGCTGATCACGCCGGTGCGGGTGCCCGGCGGCGGGGTGTACGTGGGCGACATGCACGCCATGCAGGGCGACGGCGAAATCGCGGGGCACACCGCCGACGTGGCCGGGGTCATCACCATGCAGGTCTCGGTGCTGAAGGGCGTGACCTGCGGCGGCCCCATCATCCTGCCGGTGCACGACGACCTGCCCCTGCTGTCCCGCCCCCTGAACGAGGACGAAAAGCGCCAGGCCCGGCAGCAGGCGGACGCATGGGGCGTGCAGTTGGAAGAATCCGCGCCCATCTCCTTCGTGGGCACCGGCCCCACCCTCAACGACGCCACGGCCTGCGCGCTGGACCGCGCGGCAACCTTCCTGGGCTGCACCGTGCCGGAAGTGATGAACCGCGCCACCATCACCGGCAACATCCAGATTGGTCGCGCGCCCGGCACGGTTACCGCCACCTTCCTCGCGCCGGTGGCCACGCTGCGCGCCAAGGGCGTGTACGAACTGATCCGCACCCAGTACGGGCTGTAG
- a CDS encoding SPASM domain-containing protein has translation MRGDGAWAKAEVLAGGCFFGTVGPAQGQDIIDVWNGPEYRAFRDRVTAKGYPFCTNCNVYPCDDIETTTFETDCYGEPVPCGDCPWCLGLLQCMGQEAGE, from the coding sequence TTGCGGGGGGATGGGGCGTGGGCAAAGGCGGAGGTACTGGCTGGTGGATGCTTTTTCGGCACTGTCGGCCCCGCGCAGGGGCAGGACATCATCGATGTGTGGAACGGCCCCGAGTACCGGGCATTCCGCGACAGGGTGACGGCCAAAGGCTACCCGTTCTGCACCAACTGCAACGTGTACCCCTGCGACGACATAGAAACCACTACCTTCGAAACCGACTGCTACGGCGAACCCGTGCCGTGCGGCGACTGTCCGTGGTGTCTGGGGTTATTGCAATGCATGGGGCAGGAGGCGGGGGAGTAA
- a CDS encoding DUF4238 domain-containing protein → MSGNEQHYIPRMLLRKFEAVSSCRKQHVYSYHKHYPVRLKAIRGVASRLHFYSENKKGSLDDLITGYENRLLSIFKRISCCGDGQCADVDDAAEYVAHLSVRVDHFRSVMARAVVSLVSIATKEICRDGVLEAFLVNEDGSPKEILKNEIAEFIKRKEVDLPPFPDDLLGRIVMEFFFEKRPALMADISVQFEKMSDCLEDKAAEAAEGAHKRVLGMSLAPQVRAKGLRRLHWVVLESLKDVYILPDCVAICLKDERSDPSPLLYENSESLKCVMTPLSPRKLLVGYSDEVPLGIGGIFNELAAKCSESFFVSSYESDGLSLMRGYIGKRSSSVIDEQVISAVESTLASRAGHAEGQSCERVEPGVAGEFECIFLFEGVAEEERGEIVRAVGEVVSAFFSAYDISSLGAITFFTEYEGRPHAYIVSEINDETLRISIFAHADVARELVGGGSERRLVSLYTLVFLLARIAARGMVCSMFPRFKTGVVFGNLYDGMLSSMYSAWEGYFSARISARLNPAIGGDYASAARQALVRAAHDIYAARLRFHETRDFEVFYSVLFNRTSEFLEKLGFFLGHLDGVKEVKDASVSFARLGLHEYDLYEWGILLAKEFSVVYENYGVWRGEHVFRNLVVKMDRVYWAFKVFILERDGNINYYML, encoded by the coding sequence ATGAGTGGAAATGAACAACATTATATTCCAAGAATGCTGCTTAGAAAGTTTGAGGCAGTCTCTTCATGTCGTAAGCAGCACGTCTATTCGTATCATAAACACTACCCAGTAAGGCTAAAGGCTATTAGAGGTGTGGCGAGTAGATTGCACTTTTATTCTGAAAATAAAAAAGGATCTCTGGATGATTTAATAACAGGCTATGAAAACAGACTGTTGTCAATATTTAAACGTATTTCTTGTTGTGGTGACGGTCAATGTGCCGATGTCGATGATGCTGCTGAGTATGTAGCTCATTTATCAGTTCGTGTAGATCATTTTAGATCTGTTATGGCGAGGGCTGTGGTGTCACTGGTTAGTATTGCGACGAAAGAAATTTGTCGTGATGGTGTTCTTGAAGCGTTTCTTGTCAATGAGGATGGGTCACCTAAAGAAATATTGAAAAATGAAATAGCTGAGTTCATAAAGAGAAAAGAGGTTGATCTGCCGCCTTTCCCTGATGATCTGCTAGGGCGGATTGTGATGGAATTTTTTTTTGAGAAGAGGCCTGCGTTGATGGCGGATATTTCTGTGCAGTTTGAAAAAATGTCCGATTGCTTGGAGGATAAAGCCGCTGAAGCTGCTGAGGGTGCCCATAAACGTGTACTGGGGATGAGTTTAGCCCCACAAGTTAGGGCCAAGGGGTTGCGAAGGTTGCACTGGGTTGTTCTTGAGTCTTTAAAAGATGTATATATCCTGCCGGATTGTGTGGCTATTTGCTTGAAAGATGAACGGAGTGATCCGTCTCCGTTGCTGTATGAAAACTCAGAGTCATTAAAATGCGTAATGACGCCGCTTTCTCCTCGCAAGCTGCTTGTCGGATATTCTGATGAAGTGCCGTTGGGCATTGGTGGTATTTTTAATGAGTTAGCTGCTAAATGTAGTGAATCGTTCTTTGTTAGCTCATATGAGAGTGATGGATTGTCATTGATGAGGGGTTATATAGGAAAGAGGTCGTCAAGCGTAATCGATGAGCAGGTTATTAGTGCTGTTGAATCGACATTAGCTTCGCGGGCGGGACATGCTGAAGGCCAGAGTTGTGAACGTGTAGAGCCTGGTGTTGCTGGTGAATTTGAGTGTATTTTTTTGTTTGAAGGTGTCGCCGAAGAAGAGCGAGGGGAGATTGTAAGGGCAGTGGGTGAGGTGGTTTCGGCGTTTTTCAGCGCGTATGATATTTCATCACTTGGCGCGATTACGTTTTTTACGGAGTACGAGGGCAGGCCGCATGCGTACATAGTGTCAGAAATTAATGATGAGACGCTTAGAATTTCGATCTTTGCACACGCAGATGTAGCCCGGGAGCTTGTAGGAGGGGGGAGCGAGCGCCGACTTGTGTCGCTTTATACTTTGGTCTTTCTGCTTGCGCGGATTGCCGCAAGGGGAATGGTTTGTTCAATGTTTCCGAGATTTAAAACGGGAGTAGTTTTTGGGAACCTATATGACGGTATGCTGAGTTCCATGTATTCTGCGTGGGAGGGCTATTTTAGTGCGCGAATCAGTGCGCGGTTAAACCCCGCCATAGGGGGGGACTATGCTTCAGCCGCGCGTCAGGCATTGGTACGTGCTGCGCACGATATTTATGCCGCACGATTGCGTTTTCATGAAACAAGAGATTTTGAAGTATTTTACTCTGTACTGTTCAATCGCACGTCAGAATTTCTTGAGAAACTAGGCTTTTTTTTGGGACATTTGGATGGTGTAAAGGAAGTTAAAGATGCATCTGTTAGTTTTGCACGTTTAGGGCTGCATGAGTATGATTTGTATGAGTGGGGAATTTTGCTTGCTAAAGAATTTTCTGTTGTTTATGAGAATTATGGGGTGTGGCGCGGCGAACATGTTTTCCGAAACCTTGTTGTGAAGATGGATCGTGTTTACTGGGCGTTCAAAGTTTTTATATTGGAACGCGATGGGAATATAAATTATTATATGTTGTAA
- a CDS encoding hybrid sensor histidine kinase/response regulator — translation MRPSKTVLVLAGPLLTVVMAVALFFLSRQGVQVHNPVLLLVVSIVLAAYLGGHASGLASVSLSFVYVLLTWSTGFATFAYSESSVSRLLVFMLTMPVVSLLVSFLQSRNQRMLERLHAKSERLRESEARLRRAELVAGIGNWEVDLRTGELVTSEGARRIYGIPDGCDNFEAVKAIPLPEYRPALDAALHELTTRGVEYVIEFRIRRPSDGVVADIQSRAKYDAERRRVYGTIKDITERKRAERELIEANRQANSASETKSLFLANMSHEIRTPLNGILGALQLLKADLADPEHAGYVNLAIRSAQRLAHLLTDLLDLSRVEAGRMPVASEPFDVARLGEAVRELFQFELGTRGLSLDVELAPGLSQTVLGDEGKARQILFNLVGNALKFTERGGVRLSLSPLSRPFPRSVRAGGAGSGEAGAGMAGRNGASGNGAGAGLAGGANGGGPDGADGADGTDGTDGTDAGGGVAGILFMVEDTGKGIPDAQLHSIFDPFTQGDNSYVRRHQGAGLGLSIVRRLVALLGGTICVDSEEGRGTAFYVTLPFRAVARCEVPPEVVHCPPPPQNGTPVRVLLAEDDATTRLVGQRLLQKAGYRVTLAVDGDDALARLAAEEVDVVLMDIHMPNTDGITAASTIRTSPRFADKRNVPILAVTAAAMAGDRERFLAVGMDGYVAKPFDMADLVEEIECARRKRQVC, via the coding sequence GTGAGACCCAGCAAGACAGTTCTGGTGCTGGCCGGGCCGCTGCTGACGGTGGTCATGGCGGTGGCGCTGTTTTTCCTGTCGCGCCAGGGCGTGCAGGTGCACAACCCGGTACTGTTGCTGGTGGTGTCCATCGTGCTGGCGGCGTACCTGGGCGGGCACGCATCGGGGCTTGCCAGCGTGAGCCTGTCCTTCGTGTACGTGCTGCTGACCTGGTCCACCGGGTTCGCCACGTTCGCCTATTCGGAATCCAGCGTCAGCCGCCTGCTGGTCTTTATGCTGACCATGCCGGTGGTCTCGCTGCTGGTGTCGTTTCTGCAGAGCCGCAATCAGCGCATGCTGGAGCGGCTGCACGCCAAGAGCGAACGCCTGCGCGAAAGCGAGGCGCGCCTGCGCCGGGCCGAGCTGGTGGCGGGCATCGGCAACTGGGAGGTGGACCTGCGCACCGGCGAACTGGTCACCTCTGAAGGTGCGCGGCGCATCTACGGCATACCGGACGGCTGCGACAACTTCGAGGCCGTGAAGGCCATCCCCCTGCCGGAATATCGCCCCGCGCTGGACGCGGCACTGCATGAACTGACCACCCGTGGCGTGGAATACGTCATCGAATTCAGGATTCGCCGTCCCTCGGACGGGGTGGTGGCCGACATCCAGTCGCGCGCCAAGTACGACGCCGAGCGGCGCCGCGTGTATGGCACCATCAAGGACATCACCGAGCGCAAGCGCGCCGAGCGCGAACTGATCGAGGCCAACCGCCAGGCCAACAGCGCCAGCGAGACCAAAAGCCTGTTCCTGGCCAACATGAGCCACGAGATACGCACGCCGCTCAACGGCATTCTGGGCGCGCTGCAACTGCTGAAGGCAGACCTGGCCGACCCGGAACACGCGGGGTACGTGAATCTGGCCATTCGCTCGGCGCAACGGCTGGCGCACCTGCTGACGGATCTGCTGGACCTGTCGCGCGTGGAGGCAGGCCGCATGCCCGTGGCCAGCGAGCCCTTTGACGTGGCGCGGCTGGGTGAGGCCGTGCGCGAACTGTTCCAGTTCGAACTGGGCACGCGCGGCCTTTCGCTGGACGTGGAGCTTGCCCCCGGCCTGTCGCAGACCGTGCTGGGCGACGAGGGCAAGGCCCGCCAGATACTGTTCAACCTTGTGGGCAACGCGCTGAAGTTCACCGAACGGGGCGGGGTGCGGCTGAGCCTGTCGCCCCTCTCGCGCCCTTTTCCCCGGTCTGTCCGGGCTGGCGGCGCGGGCTCCGGTGAGGCCGGTGCGGGCATGGCGGGCAGGAACGGCGCAAGCGGAAATGGCGCGGGCGCGGGTCTGGCTGGTGGCGCGAACGGCGGCGGGCCGGATGGCGCGGATGGCGCGGATGGCACGGATGGCACAGATGGTACGGATGCGGGCGGAGGTGTGGCGGGCATCCTGTTCATGGTGGAGGACACCGGCAAGGGCATACCCGACGCCCAACTGCACAGCATCTTCGACCCGTTTACCCAGGGCGACAATTCGTACGTGCGGCGGCATCAGGGGGCGGGGTTGGGGCTGTCCATCGTGCGGCGGCTGGTGGCGCTGCTGGGCGGCACCATCTGCGTGGACAGCGAGGAAGGGCGCGGCACCGCGTTCTACGTGACCCTGCCCTTCCGCGCGGTGGCGCGGTGCGAAGTGCCGCCGGAAGTGGTCCACTGTCCGCCCCCGCCGCAGAATGGCACGCCGGTGCGCGTGCTGCTGGCGGAAGACGACGCCACCACCCGGCTGGTGGGTCAGCGGCTGCTGCAAAAGGCCGGGTACCGCGTGACACTGGCCGTGGACGGCGACGACGCGCTGGCCCGGCTGGCCGCCGAAGAGGTGGACGTGGTGCTGATGGACATCCACATGCCCAATACCGACGGCATTACCGCCGCCAGCACCATCCGCACGTCACCCCGCTTTGCGGACAAGCGCAATGTGCCCATTCTGGCCGTGACCGCCGCCGCCATGGCGGGCGACCGGGAACGCTTTCTGGCCGTCGGTATGGACGGCTACGTGGCCAAACCCTTCGACATGGCCGACCTTGTCGAGGAAATAGAGTGCGCGCGAAGGAAGAGGCAGGTGTGTTGA
- a CDS encoding type III secretion system chaperone — protein MEAIDRVLCEFGARMGMDGLAFDGDGICVLRFDEVTVNLELERDKGAEGQLHAFSVVAELPQDEARATAVCRHTLEQNVGLMLAGAGSVGLRQPHGLVLANSVGAAGLDVNGLEAFLERQVVVAEGMREAAGSIAGEAGDASPMQIPGTALRI, from the coding sequence ATGGAAGCCATCGACAGGGTGTTGTGTGAATTTGGCGCCCGCATGGGCATGGACGGCCTTGCCTTCGACGGGGACGGCATCTGCGTGCTGCGCTTCGACGAGGTGACGGTGAACCTCGAACTGGAGCGGGACAAGGGCGCGGAAGGGCAGCTTCATGCCTTCAGCGTGGTCGCGGAACTGCCGCAGGACGAGGCGCGGGCGACGGCGGTGTGTCGCCATACCCTGGAGCAGAACGTGGGGCTCATGCTGGCGGGCGCGGGGTCCGTGGGGTTGCGCCAACCGCATGGGCTGGTGCTTGCCAACAGCGTTGGCGCTGCCGGCCTGGATGTCAACGGACTGGAAGCGTTTCTGGAGCGCCAGGTGGTGGTGGCCGAGGGCATGCGCGAAGCCGCCGGGTCTATCGCCGGTGAGGCCGGGGACGCTTCCCCCATGCAGATTCCGGGTACGGCGCTGCGTATCTGA
- a CDS encoding STAS domain-containing protein, with protein MVGDLQVLGRMHASLEAIGTDHVGAQGGDVVAATHGAFGRAVNWLRSAFGGGAARANQGAVGNLVAQMRAAHVSDAALDVAQRLLSAQAAPGRPLSGRAAAQVLDTVIKWTSEEQAQSANLDINIAGLQDHLASEFDTIFEQRYARFGMKDVAPTAEDRGVIMDALRTKCRQWGERHAMRAPGLAEAREMMDEACRVRGLARLDASLAARLEAGASRLVIDLGGIEYISSAGLRGILGLLKACKSGGVGLAFCGIGEMVGEVFRISGFTGMLSIHATADDAVAALA; from the coding sequence ATGGTCGGTGACTTGCAGGTTCTCGGAAGGATGCACGCCTCGCTGGAGGCCATCGGCACCGATCACGTGGGGGCGCAGGGCGGCGACGTGGTGGCCGCCACGCACGGGGCGTTCGGACGCGCGGTGAACTGGCTGCGTTCGGCCTTCGGCGGGGGGGCGGCCCGCGCGAACCAGGGCGCAGTCGGCAACCTGGTGGCCCAGATGCGTGCGGCGCACGTGAGCGATGCCGCGCTGGACGTGGCCCAGCGGCTGCTTTCCGCGCAGGCCGCGCCAGGCAGGCCGCTTTCGGGCAGAGCGGCGGCCCAGGTGCTGGATACCGTCATCAAGTGGACCAGCGAGGAGCAGGCGCAGTCGGCCAACCTCGACATCAATATCGCCGGCTTGCAGGATCACCTGGCCAGCGAGTTCGACACCATCTTCGAGCAACGGTACGCCCGTTTCGGCATGAAGGACGTGGCCCCCACGGCGGAAGACCGTGGCGTCATCATGGATGCCCTTCGCACGAAGTGCCGCCAGTGGGGCGAACGGCACGCCATGCGCGCTCCCGGCCTTGCCGAGGCCCGTGAAATGATGGACGAGGCCTGCCGCGTGCGCGGGCTGGCGCGGCTGGACGCTTCCCTTGCCGCCCGGCTGGAAGCCGGGGCCAGCCGTCTGGTCATCGACCTGGGCGGCATAGAGTACATCAGCTCTGCGGGCCTGCGCGGCATTCTCGGCCTGCTCAAGGCCTGCAAGTCGGGCGGGGTGGGACTGGCCTTCTGCGGCATCGGCGAGATGGTGGGCGAGGTGTTTCGCATCTCCGGCTTCACGGGAATGCTGTCCATCCACGCGACGGCGGACGACGCCGTGGCCGCCCTGGCCTAG
- a CDS encoding ATP-binding protein: MATLSVPASIEQLGAVNEFIAGQMPEGVAALLPQVELAAEELLVNVFSYAYPGEPGKAEVSCRMVHLDGIPFFCLAVRDWGAPFDPFSEAPEPDTALGVEDRPIGGLGVHLIKSMVRHYSYHDASNCIELYFALPE; encoded by the coding sequence ATGGCCACGCTTTCGGTACCGGCCAGCATCGAGCAACTGGGGGCCGTCAACGAGTTCATCGCCGGACAGATGCCCGAGGGGGTGGCCGCGCTGCTGCCGCAGGTGGAACTGGCGGCGGAGGAACTGCTGGTCAACGTGTTCAGCTACGCCTACCCCGGTGAACCGGGAAAGGCCGAGGTAAGCTGCCGCATGGTGCATCTGGACGGCATTCCGTTCTTCTGCCTGGCCGTGCGCGACTGGGGCGCGCCCTTCGACCCGTTCAGCGAGGCGCCGGAGCCGGACACCGCGCTGGGGGTGGAAGACAGGCCCATCGGCGGGCTGGGCGTGCACCTCATCAAGTCCATGGTGCGGCACTACAGCTACCATGACGCATCCAACTGCATCGAACTCTACTTCGCCCTGCCCGAATGA